A part of Sulfurimonas sp. HSL-1716 genomic DNA contains:
- the gmhB gene encoding D-glycero-beta-D-manno-heptose 1,7-bisphosphate 7-phosphatase, with product MAKKALFLDRDGVINKEINYLYKIEDFEFIDGIFELCRFYQKKGYLLIVVTNQSGIARGYYTSEQFDTLTSWMIEEFAKNGIKIDKVYYCPHHPDISGKCECRKPDIGMFTEAEKEFDIDLKNSIMVGDNERDIEAALKAGISDTYLFDQHNEAADSKALKTIYKLDEIYR from the coding sequence ATGGCAAAAAAAGCACTTTTCCTTGACCGTGACGGAGTTATAAACAAAGAGATCAACTATCTGTATAAGATCGAAGATTTCGAGTTTATTGACGGGATCTTTGAACTTTGCCGCTTTTACCAAAAAAAAGGATATCTTCTTATCGTGGTCACGAATCAATCGGGGATCGCAAGAGGATATTATACGAGCGAACAGTTTGATACCCTTACGTCATGGATGATAGAAGAGTTTGCAAAAAACGGCATAAAGATCGACAAAGTCTACTATTGCCCGCATCATCCGGATATCAGCGGTAAATGTGAATGCAGAAAACCGGATATCGGCATGTTCACCGAAGCCGAAAAAGAGTTTGATATCGATTTGAAAAACTCTATAATGGTCGGAGATAATGAAAGAGATATCGAGGCCGCTTTAAAAGCCGGTATATCCGATACGTATCTTTTTGATCAACACAATGAGGCTGCCGATTCAAAAGCCCTGAAAACAATTTATAAATTGGATGAGATATACAGATGA
- a CDS encoding asparaginase domain-containing protein yields MKILNTGGTFNKRYNPLNGQMQVAFDNKAIEKMMEGFIDPVEMAGVIYKDSLEFTSDDRKMLANVIYADEEDVFIIVHGTDTMDVTAGFLDAIFDDRIIILTGAMTPFEIDNTEASVNFGMALGYAKSCKQYGVYICMNGEILPYDKLVKNKSLGKFEIV; encoded by the coding sequence ATGAAGATACTAAATACAGGCGGAACTTTTAACAAACGCTATAATCCGTTAAACGGTCAAATGCAAGTGGCGTTTGATAACAAAGCTATCGAGAAGATGATGGAGGGCTTTATCGATCCCGTAGAGATGGCCGGTGTGATCTATAAAGACAGTCTAGAGTTTACTTCAGACGACAGAAAAATGTTGGCAAATGTAATCTATGCCGATGAAGAAGATGTTTTCATTATAGTTCATGGAACCGATACAATGGACGTCACGGCAGGTTTTTTAGATGCGATATTTGATGACAGAATCATTATCCTCACGGGTGCAATGACCCCTTTTGAAATAGATAACACCGAAGCCAGTGTCAATTTTGGAATGGCCCTCGGATATGCAAAATCTTGTAAACAATACGGTGTTTACATATGTATGAACGGTGAAATACTGCCATATGATAAACTAGTTAAGAATAAATCTCTCGGAAAGTTTGAAATTGTCTGA
- the gmhA gene encoding D-sedoheptulose 7-phosphate isomerase, whose translation MKEYIKDQIKSSYETKQKIYENDMLIDIIEKVAAKCVDVYKKGKKTIIAGNGGSAADAQHIAAELVGRYGFDRPSLPSLALTTDTSNLTAIGNDYGYDKVFSRQLEGMGQEGDIFIGISTSGNSANIINAFNSAKAKGITTVALAGRDGGKMAQMADMAIVVPSNDTPRIQESHILIGHIICDIIEKEIFAEGVK comes from the coding sequence ATGAAAGAATACATAAAAGATCAAATAAAATCCTCATACGAAACAAAACAAAAAATATATGAGAACGACATGCTTATCGATATAATAGAAAAAGTTGCCGCAAAGTGTGTTGATGTGTACAAAAAAGGTAAAAAGACCATAATAGCCGGAAACGGAGGAAGTGCAGCTGATGCACAGCATATCGCTGCCGAACTCGTAGGGCGTTACGGATTTGATCGTCCTTCGCTGCCTTCTCTGGCTTTGACTACGGATACTTCAAATCTTACGGCGATAGGAAATGATTACGGATACGACAAGGTATTTTCTCGTCAGCTAGAGGGGATGGGACAAGAGGGTGATATTTTTATTGGTATCTCCACATCGGGCAATTCTGCCAATATTATCAATGCATTTAACAGTGCAAAAGCAAAAGGGATAACAACCGTAGCCCTAGCGGGTCGTGACGGAGGTAAAATGGCACAAATGGCCGATATGGCTATCGTCGTTCCTTCAAACGATACGCCGCGCATACAAGAATCGCATATATTGATTGGTCATATCATATGCGATATAATCGAAAAAGAGATATTTGCGGAGGGTGTTAAGTAA